A region of Bifidobacterium adolescentis ATCC 15703 DNA encodes the following proteins:
- a CDS encoding dioxygenase, whose translation MSVGQEHDSGADDPDLIRLNKRSLFTPSASVAVEQHSAVPHVSRSTYGTAKVEGRLTSPNARVPEIITQRCGGITVKGHTLKSFAYTTDAVIIRNTNANAILAVYPFTGEPVITQALLTVAQMPLFVGVGGGTTTGPRVAELAMVAEMQGAAGVVINAPAPAETIETTMSMVDIPVIATVTEDDEITECKILAGAAIINVAAGARTAQVVASIRAHHPEIPILASGGGREDRILATIDAGADAITWTPPSAQQLQSQMMAKYRGEV comes from the coding sequence ATGAGCGTCGGGCAGGAACATGATTCCGGTGCGGACGATCCGGATCTCATCCGTCTCAACAAGCGTTCGCTATTCACCCCCAGCGCGTCAGTGGCTGTGGAGCAGCATTCAGCCGTGCCGCACGTGTCGCGAAGCACCTACGGTACGGCGAAGGTCGAAGGCAGACTCACCTCCCCCAATGCCAGGGTTCCGGAAATCATCACGCAGCGTTGCGGCGGCATCACCGTCAAAGGTCATACGCTCAAATCGTTCGCCTATACCACCGATGCGGTGATTATCCGCAACACGAACGCGAACGCCATCCTCGCGGTGTACCCTTTCACCGGCGAACCGGTGATCACGCAGGCGCTGCTCACCGTGGCGCAGATGCCGCTGTTCGTCGGCGTGGGTGGAGGCACCACCACCGGTCCGCGTGTGGCAGAGCTGGCCATGGTGGCGGAGATGCAGGGCGCGGCCGGCGTGGTCATCAACGCTCCGGCACCGGCGGAAACCATCGAAACGACCATGTCGATGGTGGACATCCCTGTCATCGCCACGGTCACGGAGGATGATGAAATCACCGAATGCAAGATTCTTGCCGGTGCGGCCATCATCAATGTGGCAGCCGGTGCAAGAACCGCGCAAGTCGTGGCAAGCATCCGCGCGCATCATCCGGAAATCCCGATTCTGGCTTCGGGCGGAGGTCGTGAAGACCGTATTCTCGCCACCATTGATGCGGGCGCCGACGCGATCACATGGACGCCGCCAAGCGCGCAACAACTGCAGTCGCAGATGATGGCCAAATACCGTGGAGAAGTCTGA
- a CDS encoding ubiquitin-like protein Pup yields MPQKFEQMQSAEQKHDEDETIAQAGTQIDDTVDALDAVLDDIESVLESNAEEYVGSFVQKGGE; encoded by the coding sequence ATGCCCCAGAAATTTGAGCAGATGCAATCCGCCGAACAAAAACATGACGAGGATGAGACCATTGCGCAGGCTGGCACCCAGATCGATGACACGGTCGATGCGCTTGACGCGGTGCTGGACGACATCGAATCGGTCCTCGAATCCAACGCTGAGGAATATGTGGGCAGCTTCGTCCAAAAAGGCGGCGAGTGA
- the dop gene encoding depupylase/deamidase Dop translates to MSVRRVMGTETEYAVSAPGQGRYNPVQLSFDVVGAASDASRSHIRWDYRQEDPVNDARGTRLERAAAHPDLLTDAPQLNITNVIAPNGGRIYVDHAHPEYSAPETTDPFEAVRYDRAGDLIMRAAAAKASETTGRKIVLHRNNVDGKGASWGTHENYMMLRSVPFDLVTRLMTTHFVSRQIFIGSGRVGIGEHSENAGYQLSQRADYFHMKVGLQTTFDRPIINTRDESHSTDEYRRLHVIVGDANRMDVPQALKLGTTSMLLWLLEHADMAEIDLNEALGPLTLADPVEAMHTVSHDLTLAAPLPLETGGTTTAWQMQVTLRGLVYAAAATVYGTDTSGEPAWPDRSTRNIMAMWGQALADVATVRHADDDGRLTMREQASRLEWLLKWQLLEKLRRKTGSDWTDRRLAAVDLKWAALDPADSIFTRLAGQTERLVTDKQLAEAVGQAPADTRAWLRAEIVRRFPEQVIAASWSHLTVRGESSGDENVENSMVSLDMSNPLKFTESLCSEAFERVHTASGIVESLR, encoded by the coding sequence ATGAGCGTTCGCAGGGTCATGGGCACGGAAACGGAATACGCGGTCTCCGCGCCAGGACAAGGCCGCTACAATCCGGTGCAGCTCTCATTCGACGTGGTCGGCGCCGCCTCGGATGCGTCACGCAGCCATATCCGCTGGGACTACCGGCAGGAAGACCCCGTCAACGACGCGCGCGGCACCAGACTGGAACGTGCGGCGGCCCACCCGGACCTGCTCACCGACGCCCCACAGCTCAACATCACCAACGTGATCGCCCCTAACGGGGGTCGTATCTACGTCGACCACGCGCATCCCGAATACTCCGCGCCGGAAACAACCGACCCCTTCGAAGCGGTGCGATACGACCGTGCCGGCGATCTCATCATGCGCGCCGCCGCAGCCAAGGCAAGCGAGACGACGGGACGGAAAATCGTGCTGCACCGCAACAACGTCGACGGCAAAGGAGCCAGCTGGGGCACGCACGAAAACTACATGATGCTGCGGTCGGTACCGTTCGACCTGGTGACACGCCTCATGACCACGCACTTCGTCTCCCGACAGATCTTCATCGGCTCCGGCCGCGTCGGCATCGGCGAACATAGCGAAAACGCCGGCTACCAGCTAAGCCAACGTGCCGACTACTTCCATATGAAAGTCGGTTTGCAGACCACATTCGACCGGCCGATCATCAACACCAGAGACGAATCGCACAGCACCGACGAATACCGCAGACTGCACGTGATCGTCGGCGACGCCAACCGCATGGACGTGCCACAGGCCTTGAAACTCGGCACCACCAGCATGCTGCTGTGGCTGCTCGAACACGCCGACATGGCCGAAATCGACTTGAACGAGGCGCTGGGACCGCTTACGCTCGCCGACCCGGTGGAAGCCATGCACACGGTATCGCACGACCTGACCCTGGCCGCCCCACTACCATTGGAAACAGGTGGAACCACCACCGCATGGCAGATGCAGGTCACTTTGCGTGGACTGGTATATGCGGCCGCGGCAACGGTATACGGCACCGACACATCCGGAGAGCCGGCATGGCCCGACCGCTCCACCCGCAACATCATGGCGATGTGGGGGCAGGCTCTCGCCGACGTCGCCACAGTACGCCATGCCGACGATGACGGACGACTGACGATGCGGGAACAGGCGTCACGTCTCGAATGGCTGCTCAAATGGCAGTTGCTGGAGAAGCTACGCCGCAAGACCGGTTCGGATTGGACCGATCGGCGCCTGGCCGCGGTCGATCTGAAATGGGCCGCGCTCGATCCGGCCGATTCGATTTTCACCCGGCTTGCCGGACAGACCGAACGACTGGTGACGGATAAGCAGCTTGCCGAGGCGGTCGGCCAAGCGCCGGCCGACACACGCGCATGGCTGCGCGCGGAGATCGTACGACGTTTCCCCGAACAGGTCATTGCGGCGTCGTGGTCCCACCTTACGGTGCGCGGCGAGTCGTCCGGTGATGAAAACGTGGAGAATTCGATGGTCTCGTTGGACATGTCCAATCCGTTGAAATTCACGGAATCCTTGTGTTCCGAAGCGTTCGAGCGTGTCCACACTGCGAGCGGAATCGTGGAATCCCTGCGTTGA
- a CDS encoding HU family DNA-binding protein → MAYNKSDLVSKIAQKSNLTKAQAEAAVNAFQDVFVEAMQSGEGLKLTGLFSAERVKRAARTGRNPRTGETIEIPATYGVRISAGSLLKKAVTK, encoded by the coding sequence ATGGCATACAACAAGTCTGATCTCGTCTCGAAGATCGCCCAGAAGTCCAACCTGACCAAGGCTCAGGCTGAGGCTGCGGTGAACGCTTTCCAGGACGTGTTCGTCGAGGCAATGCAGTCCGGCGAAGGCCTGAAGCTGACCGGCCTGTTCTCCGCCGAGCGCGTCAAGCGCGCAGCCCGCACCGGCCGCAACCCGCGCACCGGCGAAACCATCGAGATTCCGGCAACCTACGGCGTTCGCATCTCTGCCGGCTCCCTGCTGAAGAAGGCCGTCACCAAGTAA
- the pafA gene encoding Pup--protein ligase: MPQLRDSGNHSTAPLDAHTKDEIQSFARIFGIETEYGVSVTGSDRPCDAGQTAMMMFQPIVAEARSTNTYIENGSRLYLDVGSHPEYATAEARDPMDALALDAAGELVMRDLALDAQRRLRSIQGAGSTVHVFKNNVDSAGHSFGCHENYLVRRFVPLKTIEQELLPFLITRQLFTGAGRMGEQGFQITQRADFLDEAVSSATTRSRPMVNTRDEPHADPDAFRRLHVIIGDSNRSQWATMMKLATTHLVLCVIEQAGREGKDSGFARFSFADASAANHKVSRDLTGVEASFDMADGTVMEGGAVAIQERYLEIVERFVGQHPEVCSSLPRTDVHEVIRRWRRVIEAFRSGVSETFADKVDWLAKRRLFDMLRNRAGGRLSVSKLEQLDMDYHDVANGALYASLCRRGAMRTLVNESQAHEAIDVPPHDTRAALRGRFIQSARSHNAQYSCDWTRLSLTSPNRMDVTLLDPFDAQPSDRFLTILEALQ, translated from the coding sequence ATGCCGCAGCTGCGTGACAGCGGCAACCATTCCACAGCGCCGCTTGACGCCCATACCAAGGACGAAATCCAATCCTTCGCCCGTATTTTCGGCATCGAAACCGAATACGGTGTGAGCGTGACCGGTTCGGACCGCCCATGCGACGCCGGACAGACGGCGATGATGATGTTCCAGCCGATTGTGGCCGAAGCGAGATCCACCAACACATATATTGAAAACGGTTCAAGACTCTACCTTGATGTCGGCTCGCACCCCGAGTACGCCACGGCGGAAGCCCGGGATCCGATGGACGCGCTGGCATTGGATGCGGCCGGCGAATTGGTGATGAGGGATCTTGCCCTGGACGCCCAACGTCGTCTGCGCTCCATCCAGGGAGCCGGCTCCACGGTCCATGTGTTCAAAAACAATGTGGATTCCGCCGGGCATTCCTTCGGCTGCCATGAGAATTACCTGGTGCGACGGTTCGTGCCGTTGAAGACGATCGAACAGGAGCTGCTGCCGTTCCTGATCACCCGGCAGCTGTTCACCGGCGCAGGACGTATGGGGGAGCAGGGCTTCCAGATCACGCAGCGTGCCGACTTCCTCGATGAGGCGGTCTCATCGGCCACCACGCGCTCGCGTCCGATGGTCAACACGCGCGACGAACCGCATGCCGATCCTGACGCGTTCAGACGGCTGCATGTGATCATCGGCGATTCGAACCGGTCCCAGTGGGCCACGATGATGAAGCTCGCCACCACGCATCTGGTGTTGTGCGTCATCGAACAGGCCGGGCGCGAAGGCAAGGATTCCGGGTTCGCCCGATTCTCCTTCGCTGACGCCAGTGCGGCCAACCATAAGGTAAGCCGTGACCTGACGGGCGTCGAAGCGTCCTTCGACATGGCAGACGGCACTGTCATGGAAGGCGGTGCCGTAGCGATTCAGGAACGTTATCTTGAAATCGTCGAACGATTCGTTGGACAACATCCCGAAGTGTGCTCCTCGTTGCCGCGCACGGACGTGCATGAGGTGATTCGCCGATGGAGGCGTGTCATAGAGGCGTTCCGCTCGGGGGTTAGCGAAACGTTCGCCGACAAGGTCGATTGGCTTGCCAAACGACGGCTGTTCGACATGCTCCGCAACCGTGCGGGGGGACGACTCTCCGTCAGCAAGTTGGAACAGTTGGACATGGACTACCATGACGTGGCCAACGGCGCGCTGTACGCCTCGCTGTGCCGTCGCGGAGCCATGCGCACGTTGGTCAACGAGTCACAAGCACATGAGGCCATCGATGTTCCTCCCCACGATACCCGCGCCGCACTGCGTGGACGGTTCATCCAGTCGGCACGATCGCACAACGCGCAATATTCCTGTGATTGGACGCGACTATCGCTGACCTCGCCGAACAGGATGGACGTGACGTTGCTTGATCCGTTCGACGCACAACCGTCCGACCGGTTCCTCACGATACTAGAGGCTTTGCAGTAG
- the arc gene encoding proteasome ATPase codes for MNDHDEETLASLQQANDQLMAKNHALVKALSRATQEMTKTKAQLNQLAGPPMTFATMVRVHSAKTDGQGVQHASAEVAAGARRMIVPIAANLQASRLEPGRTVLLNENMVVVSQLDTDTLGAVRSVRQVCDDGRLLVADGGGNVTLVRCSGTLAKQAISAGDRVNVDASLRFALSLVPPENDDDLVLEEVPDVTFADIGGLDEQIERIRDAVQMPFQHRELFERYDLKPPKGVLLYGPPGNGKTLIAKAVANALAEGTDAGSGVFLSVKGPELLNKFVGESERLIRMIFKRARERAADGKPVIVFIDEMDSLLRTRGTGVSSDVETTIVPQFLTELDGVESLDNVMVIGASNRIDMIDPAVLRPGRLDVKIRVDRPGIQQATQIVRHYLTDKLPLSPNVDAKALIGVLVNDIYAQDEHRHLCDICDDHGQWRPVYLADVVSGAVLKNIVDRAKTYAVKLSITTGQAAAIGINLLAKAVDEEYGETRDALLDADPEQWSRINGLEPGRVTGIRPVA; via the coding sequence ATGAACGATCATGACGAAGAGACGCTCGCGTCGCTGCAGCAGGCCAACGACCAGCTCATGGCCAAGAACCATGCGCTGGTCAAGGCGTTGAGCCGCGCCACGCAGGAAATGACGAAAACCAAGGCCCAATTGAACCAGCTGGCGGGGCCTCCCATGACTTTCGCCACCATGGTCCGCGTGCATTCAGCCAAAACGGACGGGCAGGGCGTGCAGCATGCCAGCGCCGAAGTGGCTGCCGGCGCGAGACGCATGATCGTGCCGATCGCGGCGAATCTGCAAGCTTCCAGGCTCGAACCGGGACGTACCGTGCTGCTCAACGAGAACATGGTGGTGGTCTCACAGCTCGACACCGACACGCTGGGCGCGGTGCGCTCGGTACGGCAGGTGTGCGATGACGGCCGCCTGCTGGTCGCGGATGGCGGCGGCAACGTGACGTTGGTCCGATGCTCGGGAACGCTTGCCAAACAGGCCATCAGCGCGGGCGATCGCGTGAACGTCGACGCATCTCTGCGGTTCGCGCTTTCGTTGGTTCCCCCCGAAAACGACGACGATTTGGTTCTGGAAGAAGTGCCGGACGTCACCTTCGCCGACATCGGCGGACTGGACGAGCAGATAGAACGTATCCGTGACGCCGTGCAGATGCCGTTCCAGCATCGCGAACTGTTCGAACGCTACGACCTGAAACCGCCGAAAGGCGTGCTGCTGTACGGTCCTCCAGGCAACGGCAAGACACTGATCGCCAAAGCCGTGGCGAACGCGCTCGCCGAAGGCACCGACGCGGGAAGTGGCGTGTTCCTGTCGGTCAAAGGACCGGAGCTGCTTAACAAATTCGTGGGCGAATCGGAACGTCTGATTCGCATGATCTTCAAACGCGCCCGCGAACGAGCGGCCGACGGCAAACCGGTCATCGTGTTCATCGACGAGATGGATTCGCTGCTGCGCACCCGCGGCACGGGCGTTTCGTCCGACGTGGAGACCACCATCGTGCCGCAGTTCCTGACCGAGCTGGACGGTGTGGAATCGCTGGACAACGTCATGGTGATCGGAGCCTCCAACCGCATCGACATGATCGATCCGGCGGTGTTGCGTCCCGGACGCCTCGACGTGAAGATCCGCGTGGACCGTCCGGGCATCCAGCAGGCGACCCAGATCGTCCGCCACTATCTGACAGACAAGCTGCCGTTGTCTCCGAACGTGGATGCGAAGGCGTTGATCGGCGTGCTGGTCAACGACATCTACGCGCAGGACGAGCATCGGCACCTTTGCGACATCTGCGACGACCATGGCCAGTGGCGTCCGGTGTACCTCGCCGACGTGGTGTCCGGCGCGGTGCTCAAGAACATCGTGGACCGTGCCAAAACCTATGCGGTGAAACTGTCCATCACCACCGGACAGGCTGCGGCGATCGGCATCAATCTGCTGGCCAAAGCCGTGGACGAAGAATACGGTGAGACCCGGGACGCGCTGCTGGATGCGGATCCGGAACAGTGGAGCCGCATCAACGGGCTTGAACCCGGACGGGTGACCGGCATCAGACCGGTGGCATGA
- a CDS encoding inositol monophosphatase family protein, which yields MELRQVALEVARILQDAGKHALNDQMNPRDLKSFEMTDNHLSFTSDIDKRLAQFISNRITYVDVFDGFWQFRPEECHPGERYWCVGGIDGAINFVRSMPEWTITVSLFEFNDQCSAQPILSVVHAPALGLTYLAVRGSGAIRIRKTPLGDKREKIMPSTTPSLDYAVVSFGMSHVPEESKRALEVVSRIAGRPADIKRVGPASLDLCKVADGTYDAYFEAHLHKWDVPAVSAGAVVVWEAQGHLSRWNGDLVHWRQENDVLATNGLIADDLRQYLA from the coding sequence ATGGAATTGAGGCAAGTGGCCCTCGAAGTGGCCCGTATCCTGCAAGATGCAGGCAAGCACGCGTTGAACGATCAAATGAATCCGCGTGATCTGAAAAGTTTTGAAATGACGGACAATCATCTGAGCTTCACCTCCGACATCGATAAGCGGTTGGCGCAATTCATCAGCAACCGCATCACGTATGTGGATGTGTTCGATGGTTTCTGGCAGTTCCGTCCGGAAGAATGCCATCCGGGGGAACGGTATTGGTGCGTTGGCGGCATCGACGGCGCGATCAATTTCGTGCGCAGCATGCCGGAATGGACCATCACCGTCTCACTGTTCGAGTTTAACGACCAATGTTCCGCGCAGCCGATCCTTTCGGTGGTGCATGCTCCGGCGCTTGGTCTGACCTACCTGGCGGTGCGCGGATCCGGAGCCATCCGCATCCGCAAGACGCCGCTTGGAGACAAACGCGAGAAGATTATGCCGTCCACCACCCCGTCCCTTGACTATGCGGTGGTGAGCTTCGGCATGTCCCATGTGCCGGAGGAATCCAAGCGTGCGCTTGAAGTGGTGTCGCGTATCGCCGGCCGTCCGGCCGACATCAAGCGCGTCGGCCCCGCCTCCTTGGATTTGTGCAAGGTGGCGGACGGTACATATGACGCGTATTTCGAAGCGCATCTGCACAAGTGGGACGTTCCCGCGGTTTCCGCCGGAGCCGTCGTGGTCTGGGAAGCGCAGGGGCATCTGAGCCGGTGGAACGGCGATCTTGTCCACTGGCGTCAGGAAAACGACGTACTCGCCACCAACGGTCTGATTGCCGATGATCTGCGCCAGTATTTGGCATAA
- the fmt gene encoding methionyl-tRNA formyltransferase has protein sequence MLKVLFAGTPDVAVPSLKLLAQDTEHFEVVAVLTRPDAPTGRGRKLVANPVKQAALELGLPVIESDPSEETFVSELAATGAQAAAVVAYGKILKQDVLDALPMGWYNLHFSLLPQWRGAAPVQRSIWAGEKVTGATVFRIVRAMDAGPILAQSTVEIGAHETAGELLGRLAEDGSHLLAASLQALADDQIAPVEQPAGAYEVAQKITVEDAHIRFDVPVFAADRQIRACTPNPGAWCELHAHADAEPATLHVLRAQPADMSNPNAPASLEPGHIVAGKKNVWVGTSTEPLELLEVKAQGKKAMRAADWARGAHLDNAFCE, from the coding sequence ATGTTGAAAGTGCTGTTCGCAGGTACGCCGGATGTGGCGGTGCCGTCGTTGAAACTATTGGCCCAGGATACCGAGCATTTCGAAGTGGTGGCCGTGCTCACCAGGCCGGACGCGCCAACCGGACGAGGTCGCAAACTGGTGGCGAATCCAGTCAAGCAGGCCGCGCTCGAACTCGGTCTGCCGGTCATCGAATCCGATCCGAGCGAGGAAACGTTCGTGTCCGAGCTTGCGGCCACCGGCGCACAGGCCGCCGCTGTGGTGGCGTACGGCAAGATCCTGAAGCAGGACGTGCTCGACGCGCTGCCGATGGGCTGGTACAACCTGCATTTCTCCCTGCTGCCCCAATGGCGTGGCGCCGCTCCGGTGCAACGTTCCATCTGGGCGGGGGAGAAGGTGACGGGCGCCACCGTGTTCCGTATCGTCCGTGCCATGGACGCCGGCCCGATTCTGGCGCAATCCACCGTGGAAATCGGCGCGCACGAGACCGCCGGAGAATTGCTGGGACGTTTGGCCGAAGACGGCTCGCATCTGCTCGCAGCCTCGTTGCAGGCGCTGGCCGATGATCAGATCGCACCGGTGGAACAGCCTGCCGGAGCGTATGAGGTCGCGCAGAAGATCACCGTGGAGGACGCGCATATCCGCTTCGACGTGCCGGTATTCGCCGCCGACCGCCAGATTCGCGCATGCACGCCGAATCCGGGAGCCTGGTGCGAACTGCATGCCCATGCGGACGCCGAACCGGCGACCCTGCACGTATTGCGCGCGCAGCCGGCCGACATGTCCAATCCGAACGCACCGGCATCGCTTGAACCCGGCCATATCGTGGCCGGCAAGAAGAACGTGTGGGTCGGCACCTCCACCGAGCCGCTCGAGCTGCTGGAAGTTAAAGCGCAAGGCAAGAAAGCCATGCGCGCCGCCGACTGGGCCCGTGGCGCCCACCTCGATAACGCCTTCTGTGAGTAA
- the serB gene encoding phosphoserine phosphatase SerB produces the protein MLEQETPNIASMASLPTLSTPGLLVMDVDSTLIDEEVIDELGVAAGVGEQIASVTARAMNGELDFREALRARVALLKGLPTTIFDEVYHRVHFTHGALELIDTLHAHDWKVGVVSGGFHEVVDRLAADAHLDYWIANRLEAADGRLTGHVLGDIVTKDTKLESLRAWAARMGIDMAQTVAVGDGANDLPMIHAAGLGVAFCAKPKVQEDAPHRLNERDLAKILDYLK, from the coding sequence ATGCTTGAACAAGAAACGCCGAACATCGCATCCATGGCATCCCTGCCCACGCTGTCCACTCCCGGACTGCTGGTGATGGATGTGGATTCCACGTTGATCGACGAAGAGGTCATCGACGAGCTTGGCGTGGCCGCGGGAGTCGGCGAGCAGATAGCGTCCGTCACCGCTCGAGCCATGAACGGCGAGCTTGATTTCCGCGAGGCGCTGCGCGCACGCGTGGCGTTATTGAAGGGTCTGCCGACCACGATTTTCGATGAGGTCTACCATCGAGTGCATTTCACGCATGGCGCGCTTGAACTGATTGACACGCTTCACGCGCATGATTGGAAGGTCGGCGTGGTCTCCGGTGGTTTTCACGAGGTTGTGGACCGTCTCGCGGCCGATGCGCATCTCGATTATTGGATTGCGAACCGTTTGGAGGCTGCCGATGGCAGGCTGACGGGACACGTGCTGGGCGATATCGTCACGAAGGATACGAAGCTGGAATCGTTGCGCGCGTGGGCCGCGCGGATGGGCATCGATATGGCGCAGACCGTTGCGGTTGGCGACGGCGCGAACGATCTGCCGATGATTCATGCGGCCGGTCTTGGCGTGGCGTTCTGCGCCAAACCGAAAGTGCAGGAGGATGCTCCGCACCGGCTCAATGAACGTGATCTGGCGAAAATCCTCGATTATCTCAAATAA